A genome region from Populus alba chromosome 3, ASM523922v2, whole genome shotgun sequence includes the following:
- the LOC118054532 gene encoding inosine triphosphate pyrophosphatase, with product MELAAAKAASGVVVSRPVTFVTGNAKKLEEVRAILGQTVPFQSLKLDLPELQGEPEEISKEKARLAAVEMKGPVLVEDTCLCFNALKGLPGPYIKWFLQKIGHEGLNNLLMAYEDKSAYALCAFSFALGPDAEPITFLGKTLGKIVAARGPNDFGWDPIFQPDGYEQTYAEMPKDEKNKISHRSRALDLVKSHFAEAGYIFETNDSKKRKKDEE from the exons ATGGAACTGGCGGCGGCAAAAGCAGCGTCTGGGGTGGTGGTGTCACGGCCGGTGACATTCGTGACCGGAAACGCAAAGAAGCTTGAAGAAGTCCGTGCAATCTTGGGCCAGACCGTTCCTTTCCAATCTCTCAAACTTGACC TACCCGAGCTGCAAGGAGAACCTGAAGAAATCTCTAAAGAGAAAGCTCGTTTAGCTGCCGTAGAG ATGAAAGGGCCTGTTTTGGTGGAGGATACTTGTCTTTGCTTCAATGCCTTAAAGGGTCTTCCAG GGCCATACAT CAAGTGGTTTCTGCAAAAGATTGGTCATgaag GTCTGAACAACTTGCTGATGGCATATGAGGACAAATCAGCCTATGCTTTATGTGCATTTTCTTTTGCTCTTGGGCCTGATGCTGAACCGATTACATTTCTTGGAAAAACTCTG GGGAAGATAGTTGCAGCGAGGGGACCTAATGATTTTGGATGGGATCCAATCTTTCAACCTGATGGCTACGAGCAAAC tTATGCAGAGATGCCAAAGGATGAAAAGAACAAGATTTCTCACCGTTCCAGGGCtcttgatttggtcaaatcccACTTTGCTGAAGCTGGATACATTTTCGAGACAAATGACTCTAAAAAGA GAAAAAAGGACGAGGAATAG
- the LOC118054531 gene encoding uncharacterized protein yields the protein MFQREREVEVAKPNDANPRRKFWKLRQMSIPSSRQNLLFSSPPPPPTSLSFFILNTILSALLFASAAAIPNHEASILFSWLHSSPSIPSSLSNWNNLDSTPCKWTSITCSPHGFVTEINIQSVPLQIPFSLNLSSFHFLSKLVISYANITGTIPVDIGDCLSLKFIDLSSNSLVGTIPASIGKLQNLENLTLNSNQLTGKIPVELCSCFRLKNLLLFDNRLAGYIPPELGKLSSLEVLRAGGNKDIIGKVPDELADCSKLTVLGLADTRISGSLPVSLGKLSKLQTLSIYTTMLSGEIPPDLGNCTELVNLFLYENHLSGSIPPEIGKLHKLEQLLLWQNSLIGAIPEEIGNCTSLKMIDLSLNSLSGTIPISIGGLFQLEEFMISDNNVSGSIPSDLSNATNLLQLQLDTNQISGLIPPELGMLSKLTVFFAWQNQLEGSIPSSLASCSSLQALDLSHNSLTGSIPPGLFQLQNLTKLLMISNDISGALPPEIGSCSSLVRLRLGNNRIAGTIPKEIGGLGILNFLDLSSNRLSGPVPDEIGSCTELQMIDLSNNILQGPLPISLSSLTGLQVLDVSANQFTGQIPASFGRLTSLNKLMLSRNSFSGSIPLSLGLSSSLQLLDLSSNGLTGGIPMELGQIETLEIALNLSCNRLTGPIPPQISSLTMLSILDLSHNKLEGHLSPLAELDNLVSLNISYNAFTGYLPDNKLFRQLSPTDLVGNQGLCSSIRDSCFLKDADRTGLPRNENDIRRSRKLKLALALLITLTVAMVIMGAIAIMRARRTIRDDDDSELGDSWPWQFTPFQKLNFSVDQVLRCLVDTNVIGKGCSGVVYRADMDNGEVIAVKKLWPNTMAASNGCNDEKCSVRDSFSTEVKTLGSIRHKNIVRFLGCCWNRNTRLLMYDYMPNGSLGSLLHEKTGNALEWELRYQILLGAAQGLAYLHHDCVPPIVHRDIKANNILVGLEFEPYIADFGLAKLVDDGDFARSSNTVAGSYGYIAPEYGYMMKITEKSDVYSYGVVVLEVLTGKQPIDPTIPDGLHVVDWVRQKRGGIEVLDPSLLSRPASETEEMMQALGIALLCVNSSPDERPNMKDVAAMLKEIKHEREEYAKVDVLLKGSPATDNQENKKSSGVVPATSSSKPVTQSLYPKSKNSSFSVSSLLYSSSSNSKTGFK from the exons atgtttcagagagagagagaagtagaAGTAGCAAAACCCAATGATGCAAACCCGAGGAGAAAGTTTTGGAAATTGAGGCAAATGTCGATACCCAGCTCGAGGCAAAACCTCCTCTtctcctctcctcctcctcctcctacttCATTATCTTTCTTTATCCTTAACACTATTCTCTCAGCTCTTCTTTTCGCTTCTGCTGCTGCAATACCAAATCATGAAGCCTCTATTCTCTTTTCTTGGCTACATTCCTCTCCTTCAATACCTTCTTCTTTATCTAATTGGAACAATCTTGATTCCACACCCTGCAAGTGGACCTCCATAACTTGCTCTCCACACGGTTTTGTCACTGAGATAAACATTCAGTCAGTTCCTCTTCAGATTCCTTTCTCATTGAACCTCTCTTCATTTCACTTTCTTAGTAAACTTGTCATTTCTTATGCTAATATCACTGGAACTATCCCAGTTGATATTGGTGACTGTCTCTCACTCAAGTTTATTGACCTTAGCTCTAATAGTCTTGTTGGAACCATACCTGCTAGTATTGGCAAGCTTCAAAATCTTGAGAACTTGACTTTGAACTCAAATCAGCTAACTGGAAAAATCCCAGTTGAGCTATGCAGCTGCTTTCGACTCAAGAATCTGCTTCTTTTCGATAATCGTCTTGCTGGATATATTCCACCTGAGCTAGGCAAGCTGTCCAGTCTTGAAGTCCTTAGAGCTGGAGGCAACAAAGACATCATCGGAAAAGTTCCTGATGAGCTTGCAGATTGCAGCAAATTGACTGTTTTGGGACTGGCTGATACAAGAATTTCAGGTTCTTTGCCTGTTTCATTGGGAAAGCTAAGCAAGCTGCAAACACTGTCCATTTATACGACAATGCTTTCTGGTGAGATTCCTCCTGATTTAGGTAACTGCACTGAGCTTGTAAACTTGTTTCTTTACGAAAATCATCTCTCTGGATCCATTCCTCCGGAGATTGGTAAACTTCATAAGCTTGAACAACTGTTGTTGTGGCAAAATAGTCTTATTGGAGCTATCCCCGAAGAGATTGGTAACTGTACTAGCTTGAAAATGATTGATCTTTCTTTGAATTCTCTTTCCGGGACTATACCTATTTCCATAGGAGGCCTTTTTCAGCTTGAAGAGTTTATGATTAGTGATAACAACGTGTCTGGTTCAATACCATCCGATCTTTCAAATGCTACCAACCTTTTGCAACTGCAACTTGACACAAATCAGATCTCAGGTTTGATCCCACCTGAACTTGGAATGTTGTCGAAGCTCACCGTGTTCTTTGCCTGGCAAAACCAGCTTGAAGGAAGCATTCCTTCAAGTTTGGCTAGCTGCAGTAGCCTCCAAGCACTAGACTTGTCCCACAATTCACTCACCGGTAGCATTCCTCCTGGCCTGTTTCAGCTTCAAAACCTCACAAAACTTCTCATGATATCCAATGACATTTCTGGTGCTTTACCACCAGAAATTGGTAGCTGTAGCTCTCTAGTGCGTTTAAGGCTTGGTAACAACAGGATTGCTggtaccattcctaaagaaatCGGAGGTCTTGGGATCTTGAACTTTCTTGATCTCTCCAGCAATCGCCTTTCTGGGCCAGTGCCTGATGAGATTGGAAGCTGCACAGAACTGCAAATGATAGACCTTAGCAACAACATCTTACAGGGTCCTCTGCCCATTTCATTGTCTTCTCTAACCGGCCTCCAGGTCCTGGATGTTTCAGCTAATCAATTTACTGGTCAGATACCAGCAAGTTTTGGTCGTCTCACATCACTGAACAAGCTCATGTTGAGTAGGAACTCATTCTCTGGATCAATACCTTTGTCTCTTGGCCTATCATCTAGTCTTCAATTGCTTGATCTCAGCAGCAATGGGCTCACTGGCGGCATCCCAATGGAACTGGGTCAAATTGAAACTCTTGAAATTGCCCTCAATCTCAGCTGCAATCGACTTACAGGACCAATCCCACCTCAGATATCTTCACTGACTATGCTCTCAATATTGGACCTTTCGCATAATAAGCTTGAGGGACATTTAAGTCCACTTGCAGAGCTTGACAACCTTGTTTCTCTCAACATATCTTACAATGCCTTCACCGGTTATCTCCCTGATAATAAGCTGTTTAGACAGTTATCTCCGACAGACTTGGTAGGTAACCAAGGATTATGTTCTTCAATCCGGGACTCGTGTTTCTTGAAGGATGCTGACAGGACAGGGCTACCAAGAAATGAGAATGACATAAGGCGATCACGAAAGCTTAAGCTAGCTCTTGCTTTGTTGATCACATTGACTGTAGCAATGGTGATTATGGGAGCAATTGCAATTATGCGGGCACGAAGAACAATcagagatgatgatgattctgAGCTGGGCGATTCATGGCCCTGGCAATTCACTCCATTCCAGAAATTGAATTTCTCGGTCGATCAAGTACTGAGATGCCTGGTGGATACCAACGTAATTGGGAAAGGATGTTCCGGGGTTGTTTATCGTGCTGATATGGACAACGGTGAAGTAATTGCAGTGAAGAAACTTTGGCCAAATACAATGGCTGCATCCAACGGATGCAATGATGAAAAATGTAGTGTCCGTGATTCCTTCTCGACAGAGGTGAAAACACTTGGTTCCATCAGGCACAAGAACATTGTTAGGTTCTTGGGTTGTTGTTGGAATCGAAATACACGATTGCTTATGTATGATTATATGCCTAATGGAAGCTTGGGTAGTCTCCTCCATGAAAAAACAGGAAATGCATTGGAATGGGAACTTAGATACCAAATTTTGCTGGGAGCAGCTCAAGGTCTTGCTTATTTGCATCATGATTGTGTCCCTCCAATTGTTCATAGGGATATCAAGGCTAACAACATCCTCGTTGGCCTTGAATTTGAGCCTTACATTGCTGATTTTGGCCTTGCCAAGCTTGTTGATGATGGTGACTTTGCCCGGTCATCCAATACAGTTGCTGGATCTTACGGATACATTGCTCCTG AGTATGGATACATGATGAAGATCACAGAAAAGAGTGATGTTTATAGCTATGGCGTGGTGGTATTAGAAGTCTTGACAGGAAAGCAACCGATTGATCCAACAATACCAGATGGACTCCATGTGGTGGATTGGGTGAGACAGAAGAGGGGAGGAATTGAAGTGTTAGATCCAAGCCTACTCTCTCGACCGGCGTCAGAAACTGAAGAAATGATGCAAGCATTAGGCATCGCCTTGCTGTGTGTAAATTCATCCCCTGATGAAAGGCCAAATATGAAAGACGTGGCTGCAATGCTTAAGGAGATCAAACATGAAAGAGAGGAGTATGCAAAGGTTGACGTGCTCCTTAAGGGATCACCGGCAACTGataatcaagaaaataagaaatcgAGTGGAGTCGTTCCAgcaacatcatcatcaaagcCAGTAACGCAAAGTCTGTACCCAAAGAGCAAAAACTCAAGTTTCTCTGTTTCCTCGTTACTATACTCATCGTCTTCTAACTCCAAAACAGGTTTCAAGTGA